One stretch of Daphnia pulicaria isolate SC F1-1A chromosome 8, SC_F0-13Bv2, whole genome shotgun sequence DNA includes these proteins:
- the LOC124312285 gene encoding uncharacterized protein LOC124312285 — protein sequence MEEASNPERQKKRRTRRRGGRRKIKKEVAVEPNEQQQVVIITPEKKKPYATFLIDRPFDSNQAQEEEEATVALMNCLRYRLHFALNLNDTELNNENIFDSMLEEEDFAMPNQISEMDSCRSMYDTLLQLIDEFDATGAVEIFRLLLERRTAIPLFIPDSKQHHLNLLRHVSLPGVDNVRLGEDKTLLRVAVISCRQRCESQTSEILKNLFNIESFHRHDLSNGSVSQNLMLAEIGYGCLLVEGANSGKIQHVIVIHVIGDFLALWPFLQRFADYLLIEDSTVKQGSFCETFLQEFLTANNAETTTGAENSVPGLDAVPFVCVWKPSVGEMRYKMQKVNGSHHHLRIDGQLPGKTLNMLRASVIKAVKDQCTDENRPTLHEIPILKDNGFSALECVSPLEIQSSIAVQNLGQIKMTEFVLQKNFRQQAKHEEAKMEHHTTKEKLREDAKIKNCIDKRRADTYHVQNNSLLQLFLGLLSNKDSCSRVLSLRVLEKELAERGERELVPLSNKVSNLNRSAEELARENNENALESLKRELYSAKIDLIESILNIEHLWRELSHLYTAMEPERRSETIQDIPRLAAQHLLDGFCLELLDGDSNMIHMEWVTEVLYELSSLIGEASRKRIFVLSVMGVQSSGKSTLLNTMFGIQMRTSVGQCTRGVNMQLLAVDGRPEYDYILLLDTEGTRAPEYHGLPGSEKRDNQMATLSILLADATIVVTPGENDAAIKEILPIVLLAYQGSKLAEDNGGRLSSRMCFVYNRIDTKQKNKLNNIIQTLGTSLHEAFSQVQKLTGNLTNLKSESPFGNFNLDTSSSSGCSDVCILGNVKKEYEPPGDVPDAAYGEALIQFREHIHRRVVNNESGQSWKSRSIEEFSGYIEEVWKCIGSANFNFNFATVVERITFDKLESEYKKAEQKLAEAYLESFASIKRSMIEEKGKTIRSAPVDEMSNAIRLASFEAKLRDQVMPTEQRLDVEVKEILKGKGREKWSLQFKELWKMNKLGQERNWKFSLKTSFNTLFNYEHHVESYKKKMREEINELFKSTNLNVSEWTEKDKNKKFDEMFARILLEVQQHFPPKDIPEEIKKVYQNSNVIKTRQIEMMAVAGDGQSHVDGRTCDGNPTLLEKMGMKFSQLLNLKPTEKKITRNAIDSCYESVYAMLTELRLAKCAMTTASSTT from the exons atggaagaagctTCCAACCCGgagagacaaaagaaaaggagaacgaGACGTAGAGGAGGAcgaagaaagataaaaaaagaagtagcgGTTGAGCCTAACGAACAACAGCAGGTCGTAATTATTACGcccgagaagaaaaaaccttaCGCCACCTTCCTGATCGACAGGCCTTTTGACAGTAACCAAGCGCAGGAGGAAGAGGAAGCTACGGTCGCCTTAATGAACTGTTTGCGTTATCGCCTTCATTTTGCACTGAATTTGAACGATACCGAACTGaacaatgaaaatatttttgatagcatgttggaagaagaagacttcGCAATGCCCAATCAAATTTCAGAAATGGATTCTTGTCGGAGCATGTACGATACTCTATTGCAGCTGATTGACGAATTCGACGCAACTGGTGCCGTCGAGATTTTCCGACTTTTACTGGAGAGGAGGACGGCCATCCCTTTGTTCATCCCCGATTCCAAGCAGCACCATTTAAATTTACTGAGGCACGTCTCCCTTCCCGGTGTCGATAACGTCCGTCTGGGTGAGGATAAGACCTTGTTGCGTGTTGCTGTCATTTCCTGCCGGCAGCGATGCGAAAGCCAGACCAGCGAGATCCTCAAAAATCTTTTCAACATTGAAAGTTTCCATCGCCACGATTTGTCGAACGGCAGTGTCTCCCAAAACTTAATGTTAGCCGAGATCGGCTACGGATGCCTGTTGGTGGAAGGTGCCAACTCTGGAAAAATACAGCACGTCATAGTCATTCACGTCATCGGAGATTTCCTTGCGCTTTGGCCATTCCTGCAACGTTTTGCCGATTACTTGTTGATTGAAGATTCCACCGTAAAGCAGGGAAGCTTTTGCGAAACGTTTTTACAAGAGTTTTTAACGGCAAATAACGCAGAGACGACCACCGGAGCCGAAAATTCTGTCCCTGGACTGGATGCGGTCCCTTTCGTCTGCGTTTGGAAACCGTCGGTCGGAGAGATGCGCTACAAAATGCAAAAAGTAAATGGATCCCATCATCACTTGCGCATCGACGGCCAGCTGCCAGGCAAAACCCTTAACATGTTAAGAGCGAGTGTGATCAAAGCAGTAAAAGATCAATGCACCGACGAAAACCGACCAACGTTGCACGAAATTCCCATTTTAAAAGATAATGGATTCAGCGCACTGGAATGCGTTTCTCCTTTAGAAATCCAATCGAGTATCGCCGTTCAAAACCTTGGACAAATTAAGATGACGGAATTTGTGCTTCAGAAAAACTTCCGGCAACAGGCAAAACACGAAGAGGCAAAAATGGAGCACCACACGACCAAAGAAAAGTTACGCGAAGATGCCAagatcaaaaattgcattgacAAGCGCCGTGCCGACACTTATCACGTTCAAAATAATTCGTTACTGCAACTTTTTCTTGGTCTTCTTAGCAACAAAGATTCATGCTCTAGGGTTTTGTCCCTGCGTGTCTTGGAGAAGGAACTGGCCGAACGCGGTGAGCGGGAACTCGTTCCTCTTTCGAACAAAGTTTCTAATTTGAATCGATCCGCCGAGGAATTGGCTCGCGAAAACAACGAAAATGCTCTAGAGTCATTAAAACGCGAACTATATTCTGCTAAAATCGATTTAATTGAGAGCATTCTCAATATCGAGCATTTGTGGCGTGAACTGAGTCACCTTTACACGGCCATGGAACCAGAAAGGCGATCGGAGACGATCCAGGACATACCCCGTCTAGCCGCTCAACATTTACTGGACGGATTCTGCCTTGAGCTGCTCGACGGTGATTCCAACATGATCCACATGGAATGGGTGACGGAGGTTTTATACGAATTGAGCTCGTTAATCGGAGAGGCTAGTCGGAAGCGCATCTTTGTCTTGTCCGTTATGGGCGTCCAGAGCAGCGGCAAGTCGACCCTTCTCAACACCATGTTCGGCATCCAGATGAGAACAAGCGTCGGCCAATGCACCCGAGGCGTCAACATGCAGCTGCTGGCCGTCGACGGTCGTCCGGAGTACGACTACATCTTGTTGCTGGACACGGAGGGGACTCGGGCACCAGAGTATCACGGCCTGCCCGGTAGCGAAAAACGTGACAATCAAATGGCCACTTTGAGTATTTTACTAGCTGACGCCACCATCGTAGTCACGCCGGGTGAGAACGATGCGGCCATCAAAGAAATACTGCCGATTGTTCTGCTGGCCTACCAGGGTTCGAAGCTGGCAGAAGATAATGGCGGTCGACTCAGTTCTAGGATGTGCTTCGTTTACAACAGGATCGACACAAAGCAGAAGAACAAATTGAACAATATCATTCAAACATTGGGAACTTCCCTTCACGAGGCCTTTAGTCAAGTCCAGAAATTGACTGGAAATTTGACTAATCTGAAATCAGAGAGTCCGTTCGGAAATTTCAATCTTGACACGTCCAGTTCATCTGGTTGCAGTGACGTTTGCATTCTTGGAAACGTCAAGAAAGAATACGAACCCCCCGGAGACGTCCCAGATGCTGCGTATGGTGAGGCTCTCATCCAGTTCCGGGAACACATCCATCGGCGAGTCGTCAACAACGAGAGTGGACAATCCTGGAAAAGCAGGTCAATTGAAGAGTTTTCCGGCTACATCGAAGAAGTTTGGAAGTGCATCGGCTCtgccaatttcaatttcaatttcgccACGGTGGTCGAGCGCATCACGTTCGATAAATTGGAATCCGAGTACAAGAAAGCTGAGCAAAAATTAGCAGAAGCCTATCTTGAATCGTTCGCAAGTATCAAGAGGAGCATGATCgaagaaaaaggtaaaactATCCGCTCAGCGCCGGTAGACGAAATGAGCAACGCAATTCGTTTAGCGTCGTTCGAGGCCAAACTGCGTGACCAAGTGATGCCAACCGAACAACGTTTGGACGTTGAAGTGAAAGAGATTCTGAAAGGAAAAGGCCGTGAAAAGTGGAGTCTTCAATTTAaagaattgtggaaaatgaataaattaggCCAGGAGCGGAATTGGAAATTTAGTTTGAAAACGAGTTTCAATACGCTGTTTAATTACGAGCATCACGTGGAAAGctacaagaagaaaatgcGCGAGGAAATCAACGAGCTCTTCAAGTCGACGAATTTAAACGTTTCCGAATGGACAGAAAaggacaaaaataaaaaattcgatGAGATGTTCGCTCGAATTTTGCTTGAGGTTCAGCAACATTTCCCTCCAAAAGACATACCAGAAGAAATCAAGAAGGTCTATCAAAACAGCAACGTGATCAAAACGAGGCAAATTGAAATGATGGCGGTTGCTGGTGATGGACAATCCCACGTAGATGGTCGGACTTGCGATGGTAATCCAAcacttttggaaaaaatgggaatgaAATTTTCCCAGTTACTTAATTTAaaaccaacagaaaaaaaaataacgagaAACGCCATTGATTC GTGTTACGAATCTGTCTACGCAATGTTAACAGAATTGCGGCTGGCAAAATGTGCTATGACGACAGCATCGTCTACAACGTAA